A DNA window from Camelina sativa cultivar DH55 chromosome 13, Cs, whole genome shotgun sequence contains the following coding sequences:
- the LOC104734391 gene encoding uncharacterized protein LOC104734391: MASQRHLKDLLEEDQEPFQLQSYISDRRCQINRPVTHLQVKKRRPISQNAGGLPSRFCRNACFFSLRDSPDPKKSPLFELKSPNRSQNAIFVNIPARTASILLEAAVRIQKQSSEGSKTRTRNAGNAFGIFGSVLKKLTHRKKCEINNGKDGGRVSSSVKDMLRWESPVVRKIVTRKSKRKEEEENVSSQTHKTASETQFSRRSSSSGVWSESVTNGERSWDVDFEMSVTSSSSRSNGSNEFAMMMNGQDFAEDKRYCESPFHFVLQTMPSNGGFRTPNFTSPAASPRHDCLEMKKESYEVDKLKKLEMEEEEEEEDKEQCSPVSVLDPPFQDDDEDIHMDDNNIPSSFRSVQKAKHLLLQKLCRFEQLAGLDPMELEKRMSEQEEEEEEEDMKSLYYHCEIITQRVLKTYFEDMSEVPEGIEALISDLAAEELQNDIVLLDDEAVAKRVCERLRSWRDVESNTIDMMVEHDFRTESLGLWRSKNDAEVAETVLDIEFEIFEDLVEELSQDIGGGDR; this comes from the exons ATGGCGTCTCAGAGACATTTAAAAGATCTTCTTGAAGAAGATCAAGAGCCGTTTCAGCTTCAGAGTTACATCTCAGACCGGCGTTGCCAAATCAATCGTCCGGTAACGCATTTACAGGTCAAGAAACGCAGACCTATCTCTCAAAACGCTGGTGGACTTCCCTCGCGTTTCTGCCGCAacgcttgtttcttctctctacgTGATTCTCCCGACCCGAAGAAGTCACCACTCTTTGAACTCAAGTCGCCGAACCGTAGCCAAAACGCGATCTTCGTCAACATACCTGCGAGAACCGCGTCGATACTACTAGAAGCTGCGGTTAGGATACAGAAACAGAGCTCGGAAGGGTCTAAAACAAGAACGCGAAACGCAGGAAACGCGTTCGGGATATTTGGTTCAGTTTTAAAGAAGCTAACGCACAGAAAGAAATGCGAAATCAACAACGGTAAAGACGGTGGACGCGTTTCCTCTTCGGTGAAAGATATGTTGAGATGGGAATCTCCGGTTGTTCGTAAAATAGTCACAAGAAAATCCAaacgcaaagaagaagaagaaaacgtttcCTCACAAACGCATAAAACCGCGTCTGAAACGCAGTTCTCGCGGAGGTCTAGTAGTAGTGGCGTTTGGTCAGAGAGTGTTACCAACGGAGAGAGATCTTGGGACGTTGATTTCGAAATGTCGGTTACCTCAAGCAGCAGCAGATCTAACGGTTCAAATGAGTTTGCGATGATGATGAACGGTCAAGATTTTGCCGAGGATAAACGTTATTGTGAAAGCCCGTTTCATTTTGTTCTCCAAACAATGCCTTCAAACGGCGGTTTCAGAACGCCAAATTTCACATCACCTGCGGCTTCTCCACGCCACGATTGTCTTGAG ATGAAAAAAGAGAGTTATGAAGTAGATAAGCTAAAGAAACTAgaaatggaggaagaagaagaagaagaagataaagaacaGTGCAGCCCAGTATCAGTTTTGGACCCTCCATTTCAGGACGATGACGAAGACATTCACATGGATGACAATAACATCCCTTCCAGCTTCAGATCTGTACAAA AAGCAAAGCATCTGCTACTACAGAAGCTTTGTAGATTCGAGCAACTGGCGGGTTTGGATCCCATGGAACTCGAGAAAAGAATGTCAGagcaagaggaagaggaggaggaagaagatatgAAAAGTCTTTATTACCATTGTGAGATTATAACACAGAGAGTTCTAAAAACGTACTTTGAAGACATGAGTGAAGTTCCCGAAGGCATAGAAGCATTGATCTCGGACCTCGCAGCAGAGGAATTACAAAACGACATTGTTTTGCTTGACGATGAAGCTGTAGCCAAAAGGGTATGCGAGAGATTGAGATCTTGGAGAGATGTGGAGTCAAACACAATTGATATGATGGTCGAACATGATTTCAGAACAGAGAGTTTAGGATTATGGAGATCAAAGAACGACGCAGAAGTTGCAGAGACGGTTTTGGATATAGAGTTTGAGATTTTCGAGGATTTGGTTGAAGAATTGTCACAAGACATTGGCGGCGGAGATCGATGA
- the LOC104734392 gene encoding trihelix transcription factor PTL isoform X1 gives MDQDQHPQYGIPELRQLMKGGGRTTTTSPSTSSHFPSDFFGFNLAPALPQQPHRLHQFTTDQEMGFLPRGIHGLGGGGSSTAGNNSNLNASTSGGGGGVGFSGFLDGGGFGGGVGGDGGGTGRWPRQETLTLLEIRSRLDHKFKEANQKGPLWDEVSRIMSEEHGYQRSGKKCREKFENLYKYYRKTKEGKAGRQDGKHYRFFRQLEALYGDSNNLVSCPNHNTQFMSSAIHGFHTQNPLNVTTTTSNIHNVDSVHGFHQSLSLSNNYNSSELELMTSSSEGNDSSSRRKTRNWKGKIKEFIDANMKRLIERQDVWLEKLTKVIEDKEEQRMMKEEEWRKTEAARIDKEHLFWAKERARMEARDVAVIEALQYLTGKPLIKPLCSSPEERINGNNEIRNNSENQNENGSDQTMTNNVTVKGSGSCWDEQEIIKLMEIRTSMDSAFQEILGGCSDEFLWEEIAAKLVQLGFDQRSALLCKEKWEWISNGMRKEKKQINKKRKDNSSSCGVYYPRTEENPIYNNQESGYNDNDQHQMNEQGNVGSSTSNANANVTTGNPSGAMAASTNCFPFFMGDGDQNLWESYGLRLSKGENQ, from the exons ATGGATCAAGATCAGCATCCTCAGTACGGTATACCGGAGCTCCGACAGCTCATGAAAGGCGGAGGGAGGACGACGACGACATCACCGTCTACTTCTTCTCATTTTCCCTCTGATTTCTTCGGCTTTAACCTCGCTCCGGCGCTGCCGCAACAACCGCACCGTCTTCACCAGTTCACTACTGATCAAGAGATGGGTTTCTTGCCACGTGGCATACATGGACTGGGTGGTGGAGGTTCCTCGACGGCTGGAAACAACAGTAACTTGAACGCGAGTactagtggtggtggtggtggagttgGGTTTAGTGGGTTTCTAGATGGTGGGGGTTTCGGCGGTGGAGTAGGAGGAGACGGCGGAGGAACTGGAAGGTGGCCAAGACAAGAAACCCTAACTCTGTTGGAGATTAGATCTCGTCTTGATCATAAATTCAAAGAAGCTAATCAAAAAGGACCTCTCTGGGATGAAGTTTCTAG gatCATGTCCGAGGAACATGGATACCAAAGGAGTGGAAAGAAGTGCAGAGAGAAGTTTGAGAATCTTTACAAATACTATAGGAAGACTAAAGAAGGGAAAGCCGGAAGACAAGACGGAAAACATTACAGATTTTTCCGGCAGCTTGAAGCGCTCTACGGCGATTCCAACAACTTGGTTTCTTGTCCCAATCATAACACGCAGTTCATGAGCAGTGCTATTCATGGTTTCCACACTCAAAACCCTCTGAACGTTACTACAACAACGTCGAACATTCACAACGTTGATAGTGTTCATGGCTTTCATCAAAGCCTTAGTCTTTCTAACAACTACAACTCCTCTGAGCTGGAGCTTATGACTTCTTCGTCGGAAG GTAATGATTCTAGTAGTAGAAGGAAAACGAGGAATTGGAAAGGGAAGATCAAGGAGTTCATTGATGCGAACATGAAAAGGCTGATAGAGAGGCAAGATGTTTGGCTTGAAAAGTTGACAAAGGTTATTGAAGATAAAGAGGAACAACGGATGATGAAAGAAGAGGAATGGAGGAAGACTGAAGCTGCACGGATTGATAAAGAGCATTTGTTTTGGGCTAAAGAGAGGGCGCGAATGGAAGCTAGGGATGTAGCAGTGATTGAGGCGTTGCAATACTTGACAGGAAAGCCATTGATAAAGCCGCTATGTTCGTCTCCGGAAGAGAGGATTAATGGTAATAATGAGATCCGAAACAATAGTGAGAATCAGAATGAGAATGGAAGCGATCAAACAATGACTAACAATGTTACTGTTAAAGGAAGTGGTAGCTGCTGGGATGAGCAAGAGATTATAAAGCTTATGGAGATTAGAACGAGCATGGACTCGGCATTTCAAGAGATATTGGGAGGGTGCTCGGATGAATTTCTATGGGAAGAGATTGCAGCGAAGTTAGTTCAGTTAGGGTTTGATCAGAGAAGTGCCTTATTATGCAAGGAAAAGTGGGAATGGATAAGCAATGGAATgaggaaagaaaagaagcaaATCAACAAGAAAAGGAAGGATAATTCGTCCAGCTGCGGTGTATACTATCCAAGAACCGAAGAAAATCcaatctacaacaatcaagaaAGCGGATATAATGATAATGATCAGCATCAGATGAACGAACAAGGCAATGTAGGTTCTTCAACatcaaacgcaaacgcaaacgtaACCACTGGAAATCCGAGCGGCGCAATGGCAGCTAGTACAAACTGCTTCCCGTTCTTCATGGGAGATGGAGATCAGAATTTGTGGGAAAGTTATGGTTTGAGGCTCAGTAAAGGAGAGAATCAGTAA
- the LOC104734392 gene encoding trihelix transcription factor PTL isoform X2, translated as MDQDQHPQYGIPELRQLMKGGGRTTTTSPSTSSHFPSDFFGFNLAPALPQQPHRLHQFTTDQEMGFLPRGIHGLGGGGSSTAGNNSNLNASTSGGGGGVGFSGFLDGGGFGGGVGGDGGGTGRWPRQETLTLLEIRSRLDHKFKEANQKGPLWDEVSRIMSEEHGYQRSGKKCREKFENLYKYYRKTKEGKAGRQDGKHYRFFRQLEALYGDSNNLVSCPNHNTQFMSSAIHGFHTQNPLNVTTTTSNIHNVDSVHGFHQSLSLSNNYNSSELELMTSSSEGNDSSSRRKTRNWKGKIKDSRRKTRNWKGKIKEFIDANMKRLIERQDVWLEKLTKVIEDKEEQRMMKEEEWRKTEAARIDKEHLFWAKERARMEARDVAVIEALQYLTGKPLIKPLCSSPEERINGNNEIRNNSENQNENGSDQTMTNNVTVKGSGSCWDEQEIIKLMEIRTSMDSAFQEILGGCSDEFLWEEIAAKLVQLGFDQRSALLCKEKWEWISNGMRKEKKQINKKRKDNSSSCGVYYPRTEENPIYNNQESGYNDNDQHQMNEQGNVGSSTSNANANVTTGNPSGAMAASTNCFPFFMGDGDQNLWESYGLRLSKGENQ; from the exons ATGGATCAAGATCAGCATCCTCAGTACGGTATACCGGAGCTCCGACAGCTCATGAAAGGCGGAGGGAGGACGACGACGACATCACCGTCTACTTCTTCTCATTTTCCCTCTGATTTCTTCGGCTTTAACCTCGCTCCGGCGCTGCCGCAACAACCGCACCGTCTTCACCAGTTCACTACTGATCAAGAGATGGGTTTCTTGCCACGTGGCATACATGGACTGGGTGGTGGAGGTTCCTCGACGGCTGGAAACAACAGTAACTTGAACGCGAGTactagtggtggtggtggtggagttgGGTTTAGTGGGTTTCTAGATGGTGGGGGTTTCGGCGGTGGAGTAGGAGGAGACGGCGGAGGAACTGGAAGGTGGCCAAGACAAGAAACCCTAACTCTGTTGGAGATTAGATCTCGTCTTGATCATAAATTCAAAGAAGCTAATCAAAAAGGACCTCTCTGGGATGAAGTTTCTAG gatCATGTCCGAGGAACATGGATACCAAAGGAGTGGAAAGAAGTGCAGAGAGAAGTTTGAGAATCTTTACAAATACTATAGGAAGACTAAAGAAGGGAAAGCCGGAAGACAAGACGGAAAACATTACAGATTTTTCCGGCAGCTTGAAGCGCTCTACGGCGATTCCAACAACTTGGTTTCTTGTCCCAATCATAACACGCAGTTCATGAGCAGTGCTATTCATGGTTTCCACACTCAAAACCCTCTGAACGTTACTACAACAACGTCGAACATTCACAACGTTGATAGTGTTCATGGCTTTCATCAAAGCCTTAGTCTTTCTAACAACTACAACTCCTCTGAGCTGGAGCTTATGACTTCTTCGTCGGAAGGTAATGATTCTAGTAGTAGAAGGAAAACGAGGAATTGGAAAGGGAAGATCAAGGA TAGTAGAAGGAAAACGAGGAATTGGAAAGGGAAGATCAAGGAGTTCATTGATGCGAACATGAAAAGGCTGATAGAGAGGCAAGATGTTTGGCTTGAAAAGTTGACAAAGGTTATTGAAGATAAAGAGGAACAACGGATGATGAAAGAAGAGGAATGGAGGAAGACTGAAGCTGCACGGATTGATAAAGAGCATTTGTTTTGGGCTAAAGAGAGGGCGCGAATGGAAGCTAGGGATGTAGCAGTGATTGAGGCGTTGCAATACTTGACAGGAAAGCCATTGATAAAGCCGCTATGTTCGTCTCCGGAAGAGAGGATTAATGGTAATAATGAGATCCGAAACAATAGTGAGAATCAGAATGAGAATGGAAGCGATCAAACAATGACTAACAATGTTACTGTTAAAGGAAGTGGTAGCTGCTGGGATGAGCAAGAGATTATAAAGCTTATGGAGATTAGAACGAGCATGGACTCGGCATTTCAAGAGATATTGGGAGGGTGCTCGGATGAATTTCTATGGGAAGAGATTGCAGCGAAGTTAGTTCAGTTAGGGTTTGATCAGAGAAGTGCCTTATTATGCAAGGAAAAGTGGGAATGGATAAGCAATGGAATgaggaaagaaaagaagcaaATCAACAAGAAAAGGAAGGATAATTCGTCCAGCTGCGGTGTATACTATCCAAGAACCGAAGAAAATCcaatctacaacaatcaagaaAGCGGATATAATGATAATGATCAGCATCAGATGAACGAACAAGGCAATGTAGGTTCTTCAACatcaaacgcaaacgcaaacgtaACCACTGGAAATCCGAGCGGCGCAATGGCAGCTAGTACAAACTGCTTCCCGTTCTTCATGGGAGATGGAGATCAGAATTTGTGGGAAAGTTATGGTTTGAGGCTCAGTAAAGGAGAGAATCAGTAA
- the LOC104737820 gene encoding fructose-bisphosphate aldolase 4, cytosolic, whose amino-acid sequence MSCFKSKFADELIANAAYIGTPGKGILAADESTGTIGKRFVSINVENVESNRRALRELLFTTPGALQYISGIILFEETLYQKTASGKLFVDVMKEAGVLPGIKVDKGTVELAGTNGETTTIGLDGLGDRCKKYYEAGARFAKWRAVLKIGKEEPSELAIHENAYGLARYAVICQENGLVPIVEPEILVDGSHDIEKCASVTERVLAACYKALSDHHVILEGTLLKPNMVTPGSDSGSKVKPEVIAAHTVRALQRTVPAAVPAVVFLSGGQSEEEATVNLNAINQLKGKKPWSXSLQYVKYL is encoded by the exons ATGTCGTGCTTCAAATCCAAATTCGCCG ATGAGCTCATCGCCAATGCCGCTTACATCGGTACTCCAGGAAAAGGTATTCTCGCTGCTGATGAATCCACTGGAACAATCGGAAAACGTTTCGTAAGCATTAACGTCGAGAACGTTGAATCAAACAGACGTGCTCTTCGTGAGCTCTTGTTCACTACTCCTGGAGCTCTCCAATACATCAGtggtatcatcctcttcgaggaAACACTCTACCAAAAAACTGCTTCAg GGAAACTGTTTGTTGATGTGATGAAGGAAGCTGGAGTGCTTCCAGGTATCAAAGTCGATAAGGGAACCGTTGAGCTAGCTGGTACTAATGGTGAAACCACAACCATTGGTCTTGACGGGCTTGGTGACCGTTGCAAGAAATACTATGAAGCTGGTGCACGTTTCGCTAAGTGGCGTGCTGTTCTCAAAATCGGAAAGGAAGAGCCTTCTGAGTTAGCTATCCATGAGAATGCTTACGGTTTAGCTAGATACGCAGTTATTTGCCAAGAGAACGGTCTTGTCCCTATTGTTGAACCAGAGATTCTTGTTGATGGATCTCATGATATTGAGAAATGTGCTTCTGTTACGGAACGAGTCCTTGCGGCTTGTTACAAGGCTCTTAGTGATCACCATGTGATCTTGGAAGGAACTCTCTTGAAACCAAACATGGTTACTCCAGGTTCTGACAGTGGCTCCAAGGTTAAACCTGAAGTGATCGCCGCGCATACGGTTCGTGCTTTACAAAGGACGGTTCCTGCAGCGGTTCCGGCTGTTGTGTTCTTGTCTGGTGGACAGAGTGAGGAAGAAGCAACTGTGAATTTAAACGCTATTAATCAGCTCAAAGGTAAGAAACCATGGAGCTTNAGCCTGCAATATGTaaagtatttatga
- the LOC104734393 gene encoding PAN domain-containing protein At5g03700 isoform X1 produces the protein MEGLCLNSFTRVLLLSFVFLVSSSHTWQRVNAVEPVLELLKGFEANPDPSIDSFQPVLTDPNGNFSFGFLRVNGSRLSLAVTHPNLTDPLWVLDPTRSASWSHKTRLFFNGSLVISDPSSRLEWSTNTNGDRLILRNDSNLQVAKTSSLVEWESFDYPGNTLVENQNFTSAMALVSPNGLYSMRLGSDFIGLYAKVSDDDSQQFYWKHSALQAKAKIKDGAGPILARINPNGYLGMYQTGNIIPIDVEAFNSFQRPVNGLLILQLESDGNLRGYLWDGSHWALNYEAIRETCDLPNPCGPYSLCTPGSGCSCIDNATVIGECNHASSAPVDFCGKTTEFKVVRRGGVEVPFKELMDHKTTSSLGECEEMCVGDCKCFGAVYNNGSGFCYLVNYPIRTMLGVADPSKLGYFKIREGVGKKKSRVGLTVGMSLLAVIALVLMVAMVYVGFRNWSREKRVLEEDGGLSPGPYKNLGSDSFSSVEMSRR, from the coding sequence atggaaggTTTGTGTTTAAACTCTTTCACTCGTGTTTTACTCTTGTCGTTcgttttcttggtttcttcttctcatacATGGCAACGAGTCAACGCGGTCGAACCGGTTTTGGAGCTGTTAAAAGGCTTTGAAGCTAACCCGGATCCGTCCATCGACTCGTTTCAGCCTGTCCTCACTGACCCGAACGGGAACTTTTCATTCGGGTTCTTACGTGTAAACGGGTCACGCCTCTCCCTCGCTGTAACCCACCCGAACTTAACGGATCCTCTCTGGGTTCTCGACCCGACCCGTTCAGCGAGCTGGTCGCATAAAACGAGGCTCTTCTTCAATGGCAGCCTCGTAATTTCCGATCCTTCTTCGAGGTTAGAATGGTCAACTAACACTAACGGAGACCGTCTGATCCTCCGTAACGACTCGAATCTCCAAGTGGCGAAAACGTCGTCGTTGGTCGAGTGGGAGAGTTTTGATTATCCCGGAAATACCCTCGTAGAGAACCAGAATTTCACATCTGCCATGGCTTTGGTTTCGCCCAACGGTTTGTATTCTATGCGGTTAGGTAGCGATTTCATCGGTTTATACGCTAAAGTGAGCGATGATGATTCTCAACAGTTCTACTGGAAACACAGTGCTCTTCAAGCCAAAGCCAAAATCAAAGACGGAGCCGGTCCAATTCTAGCTCGGATTAACCCGAACGGTTATCTCGGTATGTACCAAACCGGAAATATAATACCAATCGATGTTGAGGCGTTCAATAGCTTTCAAAGACCGGTTAACGGTTTACTGATTCTCCAATTAGAATCTGACGGGAATCTCCGGGGATACCTCTGGGACGGATCTCACTGGGCTTTGAACTACGAAGCGATCCGCGAAACTTGCGATCTCCCAAATCCGTGTGGTCCGTACAGTCTATGTACCCCTGGATCGGGTTGTTCGTGTATCGATAACGCTACCGTGATCGGAGAGTGTAATCACGCGTCGTCGGCGCCGGTTGATTTTTGCGGCAAGACGACGGAGTTTAAAGTGGTGAGACGTGGCGGCGTTGAAGTGCCGTTTAAGGAGCTGATGGATCataaaacgacgtcgtcttTGGGAGAGTGTGAGGAGATGTGTGTTGGGGATTGCAAATGTTTCGGGGCGGTTTATAATAACGGTTCCGGGTTTTGTTATTTGGTTAATTACCCGATCCGGACGATGTTGGGCGTTGCGGATCCGAGTAAACTGGGTTATTTTAAGATACGCGAAGGTGTAGGGAAGAAAAAGAGTCGTGTTGGATTAACGGTTGGGATGTCATTGCTAGCTGTGATTGCGTTGGTTTTAATGGTGGCGATGGTTTACGTTGGGTTTAGGAATTGGAGTAGAGAGAAACGAGTACTAGAAGAAGATGGTGGGTTATCACCCGGCCCGTATAAAAATCTCGGGTCGGATAGTTTTAGTTCCGTTGAAATGAGTCGGAGATGA
- the LOC104734393 gene encoding PAN domain-containing protein At5g03700 isoform X2, whose protein sequence is MEGLYLNSFTRVLLLSFVFLVSSSHTWQRVNAVEPVLELVKGFEAKPDPSIDLFQPLLTDPNGSFSFGFLRVNGSRLSLAVTHPNLTDPLWVLDPTRSASWSHKTRLFFNGSLVISDPSSRLEWSTNTNGDRLILRNDSNLQVAKTSSLVEWESFDYPGNTLVENQNFTSAMALVSPNGLYSMRLGSDFIGLYAKVSDDDSQQFYWKHSALQAKAKIKDGAGPILARINPNGYLGMYQTGNIIPIDVEAFNSFQRPVNGLLILQLESDGNLRGYLWDGSHWALNYEAIRETCDLPNPCGPYSLCTPGSGCSCIDNATVIGECNHASSAPVDFCGKTTEFKVVRRGGVEVPFKELMDHKTTSSLGECEEMCVGDCKCFGAVYNNGSGFCYLVNYPIRTMLGVADPSKLGYFKIREGVGKKKSRVGLTVGMSLLAVIALVLMVAMVYVGFRNWSREKRVLEEDGGLSPGPYKNLGSDSFSSVEMSRR, encoded by the exons atggaaggTTTGTATTTAAACTCTTTCACTCGTGTTTTACTCTTGTCGTTcgttttcttggtttcttcttctcatacATGGCAACGAGTCAACGCGGTCGAACCGGTTTTAGAGCTGGTAAAAGGCTTTGAAGCTAAACCGGACCCGTCCATCGACTTGTTCCAGCCTCTCCTCACTGACCCGAACGGGAG CTTTTCATTCGGGTTCTTACGTGTAAACGGGTCACGCCTCTCCCTCGCTGTAACCCACCCGAACTTAACGGATCCTCTCTGGGTTCTCGACCCGACCCGTTCAGCGAGCTGGTCGCATAAAACGAGGCTCTTCTTCAATGGCAGCCTCGTAATTTCCGATCCTTCTTCGAGGTTAGAATGGTCAACTAACACTAACGGAGACCGTCTGATCCTCCGTAACGACTCGAATCTCCAAGTGGCGAAAACGTCGTCGTTGGTCGAGTGGGAGAGTTTTGATTATCCCGGAAATACCCTCGTAGAGAACCAGAATTTCACATCTGCCATGGCTTTGGTTTCGCCCAACGGTTTGTATTCTATGCGGTTAGGTAGCGATTTCATCGGTTTATACGCTAAAGTGAGCGATGATGATTCTCAACAGTTCTACTGGAAACACAGTGCTCTTCAAGCCAAAGCCAAAATCAAAGACGGAGCCGGTCCAATTCTAGCTCGGATTAACCCGAACGGTTATCTCGGTATGTACCAAACCGGAAATATAATACCAATCGATGTTGAGGCGTTCAATAGCTTTCAAAGACCGGTTAACGGTTTACTGATTCTCCAATTAGAATCTGACGGGAATCTCCGGGGATACCTCTGGGACGGATCTCACTGGGCTTTGAACTACGAAGCGATCCGCGAAACTTGCGATCTCCCAAATCCGTGTGGTCCGTACAGTCTATGTACCCCTGGATCGGGTTGTTCGTGTATCGATAACGCTACCGTGATCGGAGAGTGTAATCACGCGTCGTCGGCGCCGGTTGATTTTTGCGGCAAGACGACGGAGTTTAAAGTGGTGAGACGTGGCGGCGTTGAAGTGCCGTTTAAGGAGCTGATGGATCataaaacgacgtcgtcttTGGGAGAGTGTGAGGAGATGTGTGTTGGGGATTGCAAATGTTTCGGGGCGGTTTATAATAACGGTTCCGGGTTTTGTTATTTGGTTAATTACCCGATCCGGACGATGTTGGGCGTTGCGGATCCGAGTAAACTGGGTTATTTTAAGATACGCGAAGGTGTAGGGAAGAAAAAGAGTCGTGTTGGATTAACGGTTGGGATGTCATTGCTAGCTGTGATTGCGTTGGTTTTAATGGTGGCGATGGTTTACGTTGGGTTTAGGAATTGGAGTAGAGAGAAACGAGTACTAGAAGAAGATGGTGGGTTATCACCCGGCCCGTATAAAAATCTCGGGTCGGATAGTTTTAGTTCCGTTGAAATGAGTCGGAGATGA